A section of the Pimelobacter simplex genome encodes:
- a CDS encoding putative bifunctional diguanylate cyclase/phosphodiesterase, which translates to MGRRTATASGAPRVATAERVVAYASWGWLIFGLLANQVAASATHQTSQTILLATLTVFFPMLVLRLALAVRLYAGRRAGLLLLLAAVTAWAIGSMSVNSGGVASQHHFPATGEWFFLMSYLGMAGYLMLDVDRRQLRPTRGWLDIAVICGGTSCVASLLLVTPIRLASGQEGVPLLLALIYPLADLVLALAVLGQSLLLARTDLGKSVMLGVAFVLLAAADSAFALQASASTYDFGNVSIALWGGAFALLVTAACRPPTSVIRTVPKAAGTTVLVAAGAVATAVLMLRPDDELAYYTVPPAVLTMVTVAWRMGLALRDANRATEAFALSRTDDLTKLPNRRAVRVRLEDSIAAREPLALMLLDLDGFKEINDALGHQVGDTVLRLVALRMREALGPRDVVARLGGDEFAIIVPGCDEIELMETAHNVLRELGKPVSVDGIEICPSGSIGITVAGPDEQGSGEMLRRADVAMYQAKATSMGAALYDVELDDFSRSRLQLAEELRKGIADGQIEVWYQPQLDVASMRISGVEALVRWRHPVQGVISPVSFLPAARRAGLMTTLSQTIARQAVHDHRRRLDAGVDLRVAINCAPTELLGQAFLPQLYAAIEEHQVPAEGLVLEITEDSFLADPHHTREVLLGLREHGVQVSIDDYGTGFSSLTYLRNLPVQELKIDRSLIRNVAEDARSREIVASTIQLAHALDMRIVAEGVENAADLVALAEMGIDTVQGYHVARPMPPTEIDAWVRHWRAGEAAVMMQG; encoded by the coding sequence GTGGGCCGCAGGACTGCCACCGCCTCGGGGGCTCCCCGGGTCGCCACCGCCGAGCGGGTGGTGGCGTACGCCTCGTGGGGCTGGCTGATCTTCGGGCTGCTGGCCAACCAGGTCGCCGCGTCGGCGACCCACCAGACGAGCCAGACGATCCTGCTGGCGACCCTGACCGTCTTCTTCCCGATGCTGGTGCTGCGGCTGGCCCTCGCCGTCCGCCTTTACGCCGGGCGCCGGGCCGGGCTCCTCCTGCTGCTGGCCGCGGTGACCGCGTGGGCGATCGGCTCGATGTCGGTCAACTCGGGCGGGGTGGCCTCGCAGCACCACTTCCCGGCGACCGGTGAGTGGTTCTTCCTGATGTCCTACCTGGGCATGGCCGGCTACCTCATGCTCGACGTCGACCGGCGCCAGCTGCGGCCCACCCGCGGCTGGCTCGACATCGCCGTCATCTGCGGCGGCACCTCCTGCGTGGCCTCGCTCCTGCTCGTCACGCCGATCCGGCTCGCCTCGGGGCAGGAGGGCGTCCCGCTGCTGCTGGCGCTGATCTACCCGCTGGCCGACCTGGTGCTGGCGCTGGCCGTGCTCGGCCAGTCCCTCCTGCTCGCGCGCACCGACCTGGGCAAGTCGGTCATGCTCGGCGTCGCGTTCGTGCTGCTGGCCGCCGCGGACTCGGCCTTCGCGCTCCAGGCCTCGGCGAGCACCTACGACTTCGGCAACGTCAGCATCGCGCTCTGGGGTGGCGCCTTCGCGCTGCTCGTCACCGCCGCGTGCCGGCCGCCCACGTCGGTCATCCGGACCGTCCCCAAGGCCGCCGGTACGACGGTCCTCGTCGCCGCGGGCGCCGTCGCGACCGCGGTGCTGATGCTGCGTCCCGACGACGAGCTCGCCTACTACACGGTGCCGCCGGCGGTGCTCACCATGGTCACCGTGGCCTGGCGGATGGGCCTGGCCCTGCGCGACGCCAACCGGGCGACCGAGGCGTTCGCCCTGTCCCGCACCGACGACCTGACCAAGCTGCCCAACCGGCGGGCGGTGCGGGTGCGCCTCGAGGACAGCATCGCCGCCCGCGAGCCGCTCGCGCTGATGCTGCTCGACCTCGACGGCTTCAAGGAGATCAACGACGCGCTCGGGCACCAGGTCGGCGACACCGTGCTGCGCCTGGTGGCGCTGCGGATGCGCGAGGCCCTCGGGCCGCGCGACGTCGTCGCGCGCCTCGGCGGCGACGAGTTCGCGATCATCGTGCCCGGCTGCGACGAGATCGAGCTGATGGAGACCGCGCACAACGTCCTGCGCGAGCTGGGCAAGCCGGTCTCGGTCGACGGCATCGAGATCTGCCCGTCCGGCTCGATCGGCATCACCGTCGCCGGGCCCGACGAGCAGGGCAGCGGCGAGATGCTGCGCCGCGCCGACGTCGCGATGTACCAGGCCAAGGCGACGAGCATGGGCGCCGCGCTCTACGACGTCGAGCTCGACGACTTCTCCCGCTCCCGCCTCCAGCTCGCCGAGGAGCTGCGCAAGGGGATCGCCGACGGCCAGATCGAGGTCTGGTACCAGCCGCAGCTCGACGTCGCCTCCATGCGGATCTCCGGCGTCGAGGCGCTCGTGCGCTGGCGGCACCCGGTGCAGGGCGTGATCAGCCCGGTCTCGTTCCTCCCGGCCGCGCGCCGGGCGGGGCTGATGACCACCCTCTCCCAGACCATCGCGCGCCAGGCGGTGCACGACCACCGGCGCCGGCTCGACGCGGGCGTCGACCTGCGGGTGGCGATCAACTGCGCGCCCACCGAGCTGCTCGGCCAGGCCTTCCTGCCCCAGCTCTACGCCGCGATCGAGGAGCACCAGGTGCCGGCCGAGGGCCTGGTCCTGGAGATCACCGAGGACTCCTTCCTCGCCGACCCGCACCACACCCGTGAGGTGCTGCTCGGCCTGCGCGAGCACGGCGTCCAGGTCTCGATCGACGACTACGGCACCGGCTTCTCGTCGCTGACCTACCTGCGCAACCTGCCGGTCCAGGAGCTCAAGATCGACCGCTCGCTGATCCGCAACGTCGCCGAGGACGCCCGCAGCCGCGAGATCGTGGCCTCCACGATCCAGCTCGCCCACGCCCTCGACATGCGGATCGTGGCCGAGGGCGTCGAGAACGCCGCGGACCTCGTGGCCCTCGCCGAGATGGGCATCGACACGGTCCAGGGCTACCACGTGGCCCGCCCGATGCCGCCGACCGAGATCGACGCGTGGGTCCGGCATTGGCGTGCCGGCGAAGCCGCGGTGATGATGCAGGGATGA